One part of the Hydra vulgaris chromosome 01, alternate assembly HydraT2T_AEP genome encodes these proteins:
- the LOC136074358 gene encoding uncharacterized protein LOC136074358: MPRKCSFIGIEKFPKKLLMWIAISDRGMSEPLFRTSKAVAIDSSIYINECLEKRLLLFIHKYHGDFNYLFWPDLASSHYSKDSLNWMDQYVYYVDKESNPPNVPQARPIENFWGHLAQKVYEGDWQASTEQVLIDRIKLKLQEINLNFLQSHMKGVRAKLRSITDGGVFSYKK, encoded by the coding sequence aTGCCCAGAAAGTGTTCGTTTATAGGAATAgagaaatttccaaaaaaattattaatgtggATAGCCATATCTGACCGTGGTATGTCCGAGCCATTGTTTCGCACTTCCAAGGCTGTAGCGATCGATTCATCaatctatattaatgaatgttTAGAAAAACGACTTCTTCTATTTATTCACAAGTATCATGGAGactttaactatttattttggcCAGATTTAGCAAGTTCTCATTATTCTAAAGATTCTCTAAATTGGATGGACCAATATGTCTATTACGTTGATAAAGAATCCAATCCCCCAAATGTGCCTCAAGCACGaccaattgaaaatttttgggGACATTTGGCACAGAAGGTTTACGAGGGAGATTGGCAAGCTTCAACAGAGCAAGTTTTGATTGATCGCATTAAACTAAAACTacaagaaattaatttaaactttttacagtCGCATATGAAAGGCGTCAGAGCAAAATTGAGATCAATTACAGATGGTGgtgttttttcatataaaaaataa